A window of the Hordeum vulgare subsp. vulgare chromosome 5H, MorexV3_pseudomolecules_assembly, whole genome shotgun sequence genome harbors these coding sequences:
- the LOC123399316 gene encoding uncharacterized protein LOC123399316, producing MAASTVLALALAVLLLPAAASAGRAQLPGAGPPGPPGPSGPPGASPLVTACTEVPFPAHCVKELGPRLLDIQTALASVSPRAALIAGAPGTVDFSALVAVAMEAATEAGAVATTIFEGKLPGFNNSVPDFKVCLSNCSVTMKAAMKKLHGATAALKVHAHVVAKALADRAIVDVSACTLSCRNLTGDVRLILEASLVEFQKMIKIAVSFLTKIAAKTPPGPGAPLLPPPMRRP from the coding sequence ATGGCCGCTTCGACCGTGCTGGCGCTCGCCCTggccgtcctcctcctcccggccgccgcGTCGGCCGGGCGCGCCCAGCTGCCGGGCGCTGGCCCGCCGGGCCCGCCGGGTCCGTCTGGCCCGCCGGGCGCGAGCCCGCTCGTGACCGCGTGCACGGAGGTGCCCTTCCCGGCGCACTGCGTCAAGGAgctgggcccgcgcctcctcgACATCCAGACCGCGCTGGCGTCGGTCTCGCCGCGGGCCGCGCTCATCGCCGGCGCGCCGGGGACGGTGGACTTCTCGGCTCTCGTGGCCGTGGCCATGGAGGCGGCCACGGAGGCCGGCGCGGTGGCGACCACCATTTTCGAGGGCAAGCTCCCCGGGTTCAACAACTCCGTGCCGGACTTCAAGGTCTGCCTCAGCAACTGCAGCGTCACCATGAAGGCcgccatgaagaagctccacggcGCCACCGCCGCCTTGAAGGTCCACGCGCACGTGGTCGCCAAGGCGCTCGCCGACCGGGCCATCGTCGACGTCTCGGCCTGCACGCTCAGCTGCAGGAACCTGACCGGCGACGTGAGGCTCATCCTCGAGGCCAGCCTCGTCGAGTTCCAGAAGATGATCAAGATCGCCGTCAGCTTCCTCACCAAGATCGCGGCCAAGACCCCGCCCGGCCCtggcgctcccctcctccctcccccgaTGCGCCGCCCATAG